GGCCGTGCTCGAAGCCCTTCGGCGGGACCCAGCGGAAGAGCAGTCCGTTGGGGTTGGAGGCGTCCTCGGTGAGGTAGGCGTGGCCGCGCCGGGGGTCGATGACGACGGCCTCGTGGTCGTACCGGCCGAAGGCCTTGACCGGCTTCGGGGCGCGGTTGGCGCGGCGGTCGCGCGGGTCGACCTCGAAGATGTACCCGTGGTCCTTGGTCATGCCGTTGACGCCGGCGCGGTCCGAGTTCTCCTCGCCCGTCAGCCACGTGCCCCAGGCGGTGCTGCCGCCCGCGCAGTTGGTGGAGGTGCCGGCGATGCCGACCCACTCGGCGACGGTGCCGTCGCGGTGCACCTCGACGACCGTGCAGCCGCCGGCCGCGGCCGGGTCGTAGACGAGCCCTTCGGTGAGCGGGACCGGGTGGGCCCACTTGTCGCGGGTGCCCTTGAGCTCGTGGTTGTTGACGAGGTACGTGGTGCCGCGCGGACCGGCGAAGGCGGCGGTGCCGTCGTGGTTGGAGGGCGTGAACTCGCCGGACTCCAGGCGGGTCACACCGCTGTGGGTGATGACGCGGTACGAGAAGCCCGCGGGCAGGGCGAGCATTCCCTCGGGGTCGGCGGTGAGCTCTCCGTACCCGAGCCGGTGGCCGTGACCGTGGTCGTGCCCATGGCCGTGGTCGTGGCCGGCTCCGTACGTCTCCGGGTCGTCGGAGGCGAGGGCCTCGGGCGCGGTGGCGAGAGCCCCGACGACACCGGTGAGGGCGAGGCCCGCACCGGCGACGGCGGACTGCTTCGTGAACTCTCTGCGGTTGAGGGGCATGTGTGGTGTTCTCCCTGTGCTGGCCCGGATGTCGCGGGCCACCCTCCCGCGCCGCCGCGAACACCGCCTGAACGCCATGGGAACACCACCGGACGCACGGCCGGGCGGGCCCCGGCCGGTGACCCGCCGGACGCAAGCCGGGCGGGCCCGGCCGGTGACCGCCGAGGCCACACCCGGCCGGCCCGACCGCGGACCGCCCGGCACCCCGCCCGGCGGTCCCCCGCGGCCGGCTGCCCGCCGGCCCTGCCGCGCCGGCGCCACGACCACCGCTCCGGCGCTACGCCCCCGACCGCGACCTGGCCTTGAAGGCCGCCTTGCGGGCCTCCTTCGCCGCGCCCTTGTCGCGGTGCAGCCGTCCCATCGCCTCCAGGACGTCCGCGGTCGCCGGGTGCTCCACCCGCCAGGCCGCCTCGAAGAAGCCGTTGTGGCGCCCCGTGAGCCCCTCGATCAGCTCCTGGAGCTCCTCCAGGTCGCCCTCCGCGTCGAGCTGGGCCGCGATCGTGTCGATCGCCAGCCAGAAGATCATCGACTCCGGGGGCGCGGGCACGTCCGTCGCGCCCCGCTCGGCGAGCCAGACCCGTGCGAGGCCGCCGAGTTCCGCGTCGTCCAGGACCTCCCGTACCGCGGGCTCCGCCTCCGCGCCCACCAGGGACAGCGTCTGCTGGCAGTGGAGGCGGCGCAGCGGAGATCCGGCGTCCGAGCCGCGCGCGGCGTGCAGCAGCTCGCGGGCGGCGGAGAGCGCGTCGCGGCCGGCCAGCCAGGCGGCGGTCTCCTCGCGGGCGGCGGGCTCCGGGTAGCCGGAGATCCCGTCGAGCAGCGCGTCGGCGCCCTTGTCGGCGAGGTCGCCGACCGCGGGGGCGTCCACACCGGCCTCCAGCATCCGCGCCCGGACGCCGTAGAGACCCAGCTCGGTGAGCCGGACCATGCCGTAGCGGGTGACGTCCTCGTCGTCGATGGGCGGTGCGGGCTCCTCGCCCTCCTCGGCCATCAGCGCCTCGTCGACGGGCTGGTACTCGACGAGCCCGATCGGTTCGAGCAGCCGGAACTGCTCGTCGAGCCGCATCATCGCGTCCGAGACCTGCTCCAGGACGTCGTCGGTCGGTTCGCCCATGTCGTCGGGGACGACCATCGACGCGGCGAGCGCGGGCAGCGGCACCGGGCCCTCGCCGGGTCCGCCCTCGCTGACCGTGAGGAGGTAGAGATTGCCGAGGACGCCTTCGAGGAACTCGGCCTCGATCTCGGGGTCCCAGTCGAGGGACTCGATGTCGATCTCGCCGTCCTCGCCGACGATCGCGTCCAGGTCGTCGAGGACCGGGGCGACGGCGTCGGCGAACACCGCGTCGAAGCCGTCCAGCCAGAGCGCGAGGACGTCCTGGGGCGAACCTGCGGTGACGACCGCGAGGTTGTCACCGGCCGAGGCCCGTCCGGGGGTGTCGCCCGCCTCGTCCGCCTCGCCGTCCTCCACGTTCACCAGGCCGGTGTCGACGGCGAGGCGCCAGGCGTCGCCCGCCGAGATCTCGGCGTCCTCGTCGTCGGTGAGGCCCAGGACCTCGACGGCCTCGGGCAGTTGCTCGTCGACAAGCTCGCCGCCCGCGTCGACCCGGGTGTCGGCGCCGGCCCAGCGGGCGAGCCGTACCGCGTTCGCGAGGAGGGGGGCAGCCAGCGCGTCCCGCGCCAGCTCCGCGTCCGCACGCAGCCGAACGGGGGGAAGGGTGGGGTGCTCCGCTGACATCTGGGGGGTCTCCTCGGCGCGTCCGTGGGTGAAGGGGTGAGAGGGGCTCGGAGCCGGGCTCGGAGCGCGGCTCTCAGCGTAGACGCATCCGGGACGGCGCCCGTCGGTTCACGAGTCCGTCAGCCTTCGTACACCCGTCGACTCTTGACAAGTTGGGCGCTGTGCAAAGAGATTGACGCGCGTAGATTCATCTGCCGTTCCTCCAAGCACCCTCGGAGTCCCCTGATGCCTTCCTCCATACCGAGATCTGCCGGCCGCACCGTCGCGCGCTCCGCCGCGGTCTCCGCCGTCGTCGCCGCCGCCCTCGCCGCGGGTCTGCTGGCCGGTTCGACGAACGCCGCCGCCGAGGACGCCGCCGGTGTCCGCATCCACGACATCCAGGGCACCACGCGCGTCTCGCCGCTCGTCGGCCAGCAGGTCACCGGCGTGACGGGCATCGTCACCGGCGTCCGCACCTACGGCTCGCGCGGCTTCTGGATCCAGGACCCCGAGGGCGACGCCGACCCGGCCACCAGCGAGGGCGTCTTCGTCTTCACCAGCTCCGTCCCGACCGTCGCCGTCGGCGACGCGGTCAGCCTGAACGGCACGGTCACCGAGTACGTCCCCGGCGGCCTGACCTCGGGCAACCAGTCGCTGACCCAGATCTCCAAGCCGGTCGTCACCGTGGTCTCGCAGGGCAACCCGGTCCCGGCCCCGGTGACCCTCTCGTCCTGGTCGGTCCCCGCCGGGTACGCCCCGGAGGGCGACCCGGCCGCGGGGGGCTCGATCAACGGCCTGACTCTGAAGCCCCGCGCGTACGCCCTGGACTACTACGAGTCCCTGGAGGGCACCAACGTCCGGATCGGCTCCTCGCGCGTGGTCGGCGCCACCGACCCGTACTCCGAGCTGTGGGTCTCGGTGAAGCCCTGGGAGAACCGCAACCGGCGCGGCGGCACGGTCTACGGCTCGTACGAGTCGCAGAACACCGGCCGGCTCCAGATCCAGTCGCTGACCCCGATCGCCCAGCAGCCCTTCCCCAAGGCGAACGTCGGCGACCGGCTGACCGGCACGACCGAGGGCCCGCTCGACTTCAACCAGTTCGGCGGCTACACGATCACCGCCCGCACCCTCGGCACGGTCGTCGACCGCGGCCTGGAGCGCGAGACCACGGACAAGCAGCACAGGAACGAGCTGGCCGTCGCCACGTACAACGTGGAGAACCTCGACCCGAGCGACCCGCAGGAGAAGTTCGACGCGCTCGCGAAGGCGGTCGTCGCCAACCTCGCCTCGCCCGACATCCTCGCCCTGGAGGAGATCCAGGACAACAACGGCGCCAAGAACGACGGCACGGTCGCCGCCGACCAGACGGTGAAGAAGTTCACCGACGCGATCGTGGCGGCCGGCGGCCCGGCGTACGAGTGGCGCTCGGTCGACCCGGAGAACAACAAGGACGGCGGCGAGCCGGGCGGCAATATCCGTCAGGTCTTCCTCTTCAACCCCGAGCGGGTCTCCTTCACGGACCGCGCGGCCACCGACGCGAGCTCCGCCACCGGCGTGACGGGCCGCAAGGGCCACGCCGCCCTGACGGTCTCCCCCGGCCGGATCGACCCGGCGAACACCGCCTGGGAGAGCAGCCGCAAGCCGCTCGCGGGCGAGTTCGTCTTCCGCGGCCGTACGGTCTTCGTGATCGCCAACCACTTCGGCTCGAAGGGCGGCGACGAGTCCATCGTCTCGCACCACCAGCCGCCGGTCCGCTCCTCCGAGGCGAAGCGGCTGCTCCAGGCGCAGTCCGTCAACGGCTTCGTGAAGCAGCTCCTCGCGGTCGAGAAGCAGGCCGACGTCCTCGTCGTCGGTGACATCAACGACTTCGAGTTCTCCGGGACGACGAAGGCGCTCACCGACGGCGGCGCGCTGTACCCCGCCGTGAAGTCGCTGCCGCGCAGCGAGCGCTACTCGTACGTCTACCAGGGCAACAGCCAGGTGCTCGACCAGATCCTGACGAGCCCCGGTGTGCGCCACTTCGAGTACGACAGCGTCCACATCAACGCGGAGTTCGCCGACCAGGACAGCGACCACGACCCCCAGGTCGTGCGCTTCCACCCGTAGTGCGCCCGGACGGCCCGGCCGCGGCGGCGAACCGCTCCGGGCCCGTCCGGCCGTGTCACACGCCCGCGCTCAGGCTGAGCGCGGGCGTGTACCGCTTCACCCGGCTGCCCACGAGCCCCGGGTGGTGGTGCACCCGTGCCCAGGCCGGGCTCAGCCGGCCTTCGTCGGCCAGCCACTCCTCGTGGGCCCGCCCGCTCTCCCACTCGGCGTAGTTCAGGACCCGGCCGCCGTCGGTGGACAGATGGAACTGGACGCTGGTCGCGCTGGTCCCCGGCCGCAGCGCCGCGTCCTCGTCGAGAGCGGTGAACACGGTCTCCACCCAGGCCCGCCGAAGCCCCGCGTCGGGTCGGTCGAAGTCGGCCTCGACGATCACGACGACCCCGGGCAGCTC
This sequence is a window from Streptomyces sp. NBC_00691. Protein-coding genes within it:
- a CDS encoding endonuclease/exonuclease/phosphatase family protein, with the translated sequence MPSSIPRSAGRTVARSAAVSAVVAAALAAGLLAGSTNAAAEDAAGVRIHDIQGTTRVSPLVGQQVTGVTGIVTGVRTYGSRGFWIQDPEGDADPATSEGVFVFTSSVPTVAVGDAVSLNGTVTEYVPGGLTSGNQSLTQISKPVVTVVSQGNPVPAPVTLSSWSVPAGYAPEGDPAAGGSINGLTLKPRAYALDYYESLEGTNVRIGSSRVVGATDPYSELWVSVKPWENRNRRGGTVYGSYESQNTGRLQIQSLTPIAQQPFPKANVGDRLTGTTEGPLDFNQFGGYTITARTLGTVVDRGLERETTDKQHRNELAVATYNVENLDPSDPQEKFDALAKAVVANLASPDILALEEIQDNNGAKNDGTVAADQTVKKFTDAIVAAGGPAYEWRSVDPENNKDGGEPGGNIRQVFLFNPERVSFTDRAATDASSATGVTGRKGHAALTVSPGRIDPANTAWESSRKPLAGEFVFRGRTVFVIANHFGSKGGDESIVSHHQPPVRSSEAKRLLQAQSVNGFVKQLLAVEKQADVLVVGDINDFEFSGTTKALTDGGALYPAVKSLPRSERYSYVYQGNSQVLDQILTSPGVRHFEYDSVHINAEFADQDSDHDPQVVRFHP
- a CDS encoding alkaline phosphatase PhoX, which produces MPLNRREFTKQSAVAGAGLALTGVVGALATAPEALASDDPETYGAGHDHGHGHDHGHGHRLGYGELTADPEGMLALPAGFSYRVITHSGVTRLESGEFTPSNHDGTAAFAGPRGTTYLVNNHELKGTRDKWAHPVPLTEGLVYDPAAAGGCTVVEVHRDGTVAEWVGIAGTSTNCAGGSTAWGTWLTGEENSDRAGVNGMTKDHGYIFEVDPRDRRANRAPKPVKAFGRYDHEAVVIDPRRGHAYLTEDASNPNGLLFRWVPPKGFEHGRGKLRTLADDAGVLQAAKCVDSGGRFVDDLSRATRIGTVYGVDWVDVPDRDGRTVSVRKQFTDGQITRARKLEGMWWADGGTYVVSSYAREESPGAAHDGQVWFYDPKRRTLTLKVLLGVNANPDVDGAYDGPDNITVSPYGGLVIAEDGEGVQHLFGATDSGRTYPIARNDLNGSEFTGVTFSPDGETLFANIQDPGIMVAITGPWRRQPRR